From the genome of Marinobacter antarcticus, one region includes:
- the gspH gene encoding type II secretion system minor pseudopilin GspH, producing the protein MRAGSGSNSNGFTLIEILVVLVLIGLLAALAVFTMGGNSQQRELQNEVRELYLLMQTASDQAVLNNLELGLLLEENGYRFVAFQDETGDWKGSGERIFRARKFPEWLVTTRFIESDAPRLASTEDKLRPDVVFFSSGETTPFELEFTVGSETDYTQILASDGVSPIEWRQPGDEGDDQ; encoded by the coding sequence ATGCGCGCGGGATCAGGGAGCAACAGCAACGGCTTCACGCTAATTGAAATACTGGTTGTCCTGGTTCTGATCGGGCTGCTCGCGGCCCTGGCGGTATTCACCATGGGTGGGAACTCGCAGCAGCGGGAGCTGCAGAACGAGGTGCGGGAATTGTATTTGCTGATGCAGACAGCATCGGATCAGGCGGTGCTCAATAACCTGGAGCTCGGGTTGCTGCTTGAAGAAAACGGGTATCGCTTTGTAGCCTTTCAGGATGAAACAGGCGACTGGAAAGGTTCGGGAGAGCGTATATTCCGGGCCAGGAAGTTTCCGGAATGGCTTGTTACCACCCGGTTCATTGAAAGTGATGCCCCCCGCCTGGCTTCGACCGAAGACAAGCTCCGGCCGGATGTGGTGTTTTTCTCCAGCGGAGAAACCACGCCTTTTGAGCTGGAATTTACCGTTGGCAGTGAGACAGACTATACGCAGATCCTGGCATCGGATGGGGTCTCTCCAATCGAGTGGCGCCAGCCTGGTGATGAGGGAGACGACCAGTGA
- the gspE gene encoding type II secretion system ATPase GspE, which produces MTTETELEPQDAPLGRLPFTFAKRNGVILTRSEEGSPVILIRPGAPHSALAEANRISGGRALFTTIDPDHFDQALNAAYQNDSAEAMQMVEGIGDDMDLASLADSVPETEDLLEQEDDAPIIRLINAILTEAVKSSASDVHIETYEKRLIVRFRVDGVLREVVQPKRALAPLLVSRIKVMAKLDIAEKRVPQDGRISLRVAGREVDIRVSTMPSSGGERVVLRLLDKQAGAIRLESLGMAPDDLKILRQLIHRPYGILLVTGPTGSGKSTTLYASLQEINDRSRNILTVEDPIEYNLPGIGQTQVNPKVEMTFARGLRAILRQDPDVVMIGEIRDLETAEIAVQASLTGHLVLSTLHTNTAVGAITRLMDMGIEPFLISSSLVGIVAQRLVRVLCKECREPYTPTEEHCEFLQQDFANPPTVYRAKGCEHCSQLGYRGRIGIYEVVEVTEEISALIHKRAGELDLEREARLKGPSIHADGVRKILDGVTTLEEVLRVTHRGQ; this is translated from the coding sequence TTGACCACAGAAACCGAACTTGAGCCGCAGGATGCTCCGCTGGGTCGTCTTCCCTTTACCTTTGCGAAGCGCAATGGTGTCATTCTGACCCGCTCGGAAGAGGGCAGCCCGGTTATTCTGATCAGGCCTGGCGCTCCCCATTCTGCATTGGCCGAAGCCAACCGGATAAGCGGAGGGCGAGCTCTGTTTACAACTATTGATCCAGATCACTTTGACCAAGCGCTGAATGCTGCTTATCAAAACGACTCTGCCGAAGCCATGCAAATGGTTGAAGGTATTGGCGATGATATGGATCTGGCCTCGCTCGCTGACTCTGTTCCGGAAACAGAGGATCTGCTGGAGCAGGAAGACGATGCGCCGATTATTCGTCTGATCAATGCGATTCTGACCGAGGCGGTAAAAAGCAGCGCCTCGGATGTGCACATCGAAACCTATGAAAAACGCCTGATTGTGCGTTTTCGCGTTGATGGCGTATTGCGGGAAGTCGTGCAACCCAAACGTGCGCTGGCACCGCTGCTGGTTTCACGGATCAAGGTTATGGCGAAACTGGATATTGCCGAAAAGCGGGTGCCTCAAGACGGCCGAATCTCGCTGAGGGTGGCCGGTCGTGAGGTGGATATCCGGGTCTCTACGATGCCTTCATCTGGTGGCGAAAGGGTTGTACTGCGCTTGCTGGATAAACAGGCGGGCGCGATACGCCTCGAGTCTCTGGGTATGGCACCTGATGACCTGAAAATCCTGCGCCAGCTCATTCATCGGCCTTACGGCATATTACTGGTGACTGGCCCTACCGGCTCGGGTAAATCCACAACCCTGTATGCCTCGTTGCAGGAGATAAACGACCGCAGCCGAAACATCCTTACGGTTGAGGATCCTATTGAATACAACCTGCCGGGGATTGGTCAGACTCAGGTTAACCCCAAGGTTGAGATGACGTTTGCCCGGGGTTTGCGAGCCATTCTGCGGCAGGATCCCGATGTGGTGATGATTGGTGAAATCCGGGATCTGGAAACCGCTGAGATTGCCGTTCAGGCCAGTCTTACCGGCCACCTTGTCTTATCTACTCTGCACACCAACACGGCTGTGGGCGCAATCACCCGCCTTATGGATATGGGTATTGAACCCTTTCTGATTTCATCAAGCCTTGTGGGTATTGTGGCCCAGCGCCTGGTTCGGGTGTTGTGCAAGGAATGCCGCGAGCCTTACACGCCCACGGAAGAGCACTGTGAATTTCTGCAGCAGGATTTTGCTAACCCACCAACCGTTTATCGGGCGAAAGGGTGTGAGCATTGCAGCCAGCTCGGCTACCGCGGTCGTATTGGTATCTATGAAGTGGTTGAAGTAACCGAGGAGATCAGCGCGCTGATTCACAAACGCGCAGGTGAACTGGATCTGGAGCGGGAAGCGCGGCTTAAAGGCCCGAGCATTCACGCGGATGGTGTCAGGAAGATTCTTGATGGCGTCACCACGTTGGAAGAGGTGCTCCGCGTAACGCACCGGGGCCAGTAA
- a CDS encoding GNAT family N-acetyltransferase — protein sequence MNSDNKPESVIVRLDVSALNEARSILYDAYRDEPTFQYLFNHRKPGYNQRVRATVRELVDLYFDLDQEAVGVMVNDTLVAVAFIGDPDLRLNLADQLSWRIRMVLTAGFASTRRYLDYHEKIRAMLPQPLAHQLPLMGVNPKYQNRGYGRLLLKAVQRLCAENPLGTGLVLDTGNNRYLPFYESEGFRSLGKIKLGGFEDHVLFREIHPEAKVTANQN from the coding sequence ATGAATAGCGATAACAAGCCCGAATCGGTTATTGTCCGCCTGGATGTCAGTGCTTTGAATGAAGCCAGATCGATTCTGTATGACGCGTATCGGGACGAACCAACGTTTCAATACTTGTTCAACCATCGTAAACCTGGCTATAACCAGCGAGTCCGGGCTACCGTGCGTGAACTGGTTGATCTGTACTTTGATCTGGATCAGGAAGCGGTCGGTGTCATGGTCAATGATACGCTGGTTGCTGTGGCGTTCATCGGCGACCCGGATCTGCGCCTGAATCTGGCGGATCAGCTCAGCTGGCGGATCCGCATGGTGCTGACGGCAGGCTTTGCCTCTACCCGCCGCTATCTGGACTACCATGAGAAAATACGTGCAATGTTGCCCCAGCCACTGGCGCATCAGCTGCCGCTGATGGGAGTTAATCCCAAATACCAGAATCGCGGTTATGGTCGGCTGCTGCTCAAGGCCGTTCAGAGGCTCTGTGCGGAGAACCCCCTTGGAACGGGTCTGGTTCTGGATACAGGTAACAACCGCTATCTGCCTTTTTACGAATCTGAAGGCTTTCGCAGCCTTGGGAAAATCAAACTTGGTGGTTTTGAGGATCACGTACTGTTCCGTGAAATCCATCCGGAAGCCAAGGTAACGGCCAATCAAAACTAA
- the gspL gene encoding type II secretion system protein GspL produces the protein MSYRLYVRPSSPAAGNGEDPETRLFNWVLYDAGGDAQAQGSSDLRSTIEQTLSQNGLEDVLLVGLIPGDEALFCVADIPAKQSRFINQALPYAVEEQIAQDIDSVHLALGAHTAEGYRVAAIDRSRMEQWLELFRGWSHTRLDAIYPDASLLPVTEGGWSICLDGESALMGSERGEWLSMRSANLGMFAHTLAMPPSEDVVAEVPVVVYGTEREFEEQQALLGELMVPGRLSVRRESLELMPLELLAHAHHHHLCRPINLCQRDFSVKGSTANPLKPWKPLIAVAAVWFVVQVTLEAGMGFYYQQQAEDLQQQAMSVYRASFPGDRRTHAGNVRRVLEGQLRMAGSDGPDVSFVTLMKYTGQQYSKVASTGSVTFNSINYSQSRGELVVDVRAESYDRLSALRNGLAGQGLDAKIGSVVNEPSGARGRLTVSGG, from the coding sequence ATGTCTTATCGCCTTTACGTGCGACCCTCGTCTCCTGCTGCGGGGAACGGAGAAGACCCCGAAACCCGTTTATTTAACTGGGTGCTCTACGATGCCGGCGGTGACGCCCAGGCACAGGGCAGCAGCGATCTCCGGAGCACGATTGAACAGACGCTCAGCCAGAACGGGCTTGAGGATGTTTTACTGGTAGGCCTCATTCCGGGCGACGAGGCGCTGTTCTGCGTGGCTGATATCCCCGCGAAACAAAGTCGCTTCATCAACCAGGCCTTGCCTTATGCTGTTGAAGAGCAGATTGCACAGGATATTGACAGCGTTCACCTGGCGCTTGGCGCCCACACTGCCGAGGGTTATCGGGTGGCGGCGATTGACCGCAGCCGGATGGAGCAATGGCTTGAGCTGTTCCGCGGCTGGTCACACACCAGGCTCGATGCTATCTATCCTGACGCCTCGCTGCTTCCGGTGACAGAAGGCGGATGGTCAATTTGCCTGGATGGCGAGTCCGCTCTGATGGGAAGCGAACGGGGCGAGTGGCTGAGCATGCGGTCCGCCAATCTGGGAATGTTCGCACACACACTGGCGATGCCTCCGTCAGAGGATGTCGTCGCTGAAGTACCCGTTGTGGTTTACGGCACTGAAAGGGAATTCGAAGAGCAGCAAGCACTACTTGGAGAGCTTATGGTGCCTGGCCGGCTTTCTGTTCGGCGAGAGTCGCTGGAATTAATGCCGCTGGAGTTGCTGGCCCACGCTCACCATCATCATCTTTGCCGCCCGATTAATCTGTGCCAGCGTGATTTCTCAGTCAAAGGCAGCACTGCAAACCCCCTGAAACCCTGGAAGCCACTGATTGCCGTAGCTGCTGTCTGGTTTGTGGTGCAGGTGACGCTGGAAGCCGGAATGGGCTTTTATTACCAGCAACAGGCAGAGGATTTGCAGCAGCAGGCAATGTCGGTTTACCGGGCGTCCTTTCCAGGCGATAGAAGAACCCATGCTGGCAACGTAAGGCGTGTCCTTGAAGGGCAGTTGCGTATGGCAGGCTCAGACGGCCCTGATGTGAGTTTTGTCACACTGATGAAGTACACGGGCCAGCAGTATTCAAAGGTGGCGAGCACTGGCTCAGTGACGTTTAACTCCATCAATTACAGTCAGTCTCGTGGAGAGCTGGTGGTTGATGTACGTGCAGAAAGCTATGATCGCCTTAGCGCTTTACGCAACGGTCTCGCCGGCCAGGGGCTTGATGCCAAAATCGGCTCCGTGGTAAATGAACCCAGCGGCGCCCGTGGCCGCCTCACGGTATCCGGAGGGTAG
- the gorA gene encoding glutathione-disulfide reductase codes for MSDSQDYDLIVIGAGSGGVRLARMSAGRGARVAVVESRYLGGTCVNVGCVPKKLFVYGAHVRDELEDAAGYGWDVPMDGVSFDWPTLVANKNTEIERLNGIYGRLLESAGVTIIEGTASIKDPNTVVVGDKEYTTAHITVATGSWPVVPDIPGKECILTSNEMFYLPQLPRQALVWGGGYIAVEFAGILAGLGVETTLLYRGDLFLRGFDNDVRRFTEQEMRKKGVRLEFGVTIESVEAENSHYRVKLSNGDVMETGLVMAATGRRALVDGLGLTELGIELNASGHVVVDDYFQTSVPSVTALGDVIGTPQLTPVALAQGMVLSRRLFGDGEGEMDYTAIPTAVFCQPNIGTVGLTEEESREAGYAVRIYRSEFRPMKYVLSGRDERCLMKLVVDDATDRVLGAHMVGPDAGEITQGLAVAIKAGATKAQFDSTMGIHPTSAEEFVTMREPVG; via the coding sequence GTGTCTGACAGCCAGGATTATGATCTGATTGTTATTGGTGCCGGTTCCGGCGGCGTGCGCCTGGCGCGTATGTCAGCCGGGCGGGGTGCCCGGGTAGCGGTAGTCGAATCCCGCTATCTCGGCGGTACCTGTGTGAATGTTGGCTGCGTGCCCAAAAAACTGTTTGTTTATGGGGCCCATGTCAGAGACGAACTGGAAGATGCAGCGGGTTATGGCTGGGATGTGCCAATGGACGGTGTCAGCTTCGACTGGCCCACGCTTGTTGCCAATAAAAACACCGAGATAGAGCGACTTAATGGCATTTATGGCCGCCTGCTTGAGAGCGCCGGCGTTACCATTATTGAAGGCACTGCATCCATAAAGGATCCCAATACGGTTGTTGTGGGTGATAAGGAATACACAACGGCGCACATAACTGTGGCGACAGGTAGCTGGCCGGTGGTTCCGGACATTCCGGGTAAGGAATGTATCCTCACGTCGAACGAGATGTTTTATCTGCCGCAACTACCCAGGCAGGCGTTGGTCTGGGGAGGTGGCTACATCGCGGTTGAATTTGCAGGCATTCTGGCTGGCCTTGGTGTTGAGACCACGTTGCTTTATCGCGGCGATCTGTTCCTCCGCGGTTTTGATAACGATGTTCGTCGGTTTACCGAGCAGGAAATGCGCAAAAAAGGCGTCCGGCTTGAGTTCGGTGTAACGATTGAGTCTGTAGAAGCCGAGAACTCCCACTACCGGGTCAAACTCAGTAACGGAGACGTTATGGAGACCGGGCTTGTTATGGCGGCAACAGGGAGAAGGGCGCTGGTAGACGGCCTGGGCCTGACCGAACTGGGTATCGAGCTTAATGCTTCCGGGCATGTGGTGGTGGATGATTATTTCCAGACTTCAGTACCTTCGGTAACGGCTCTTGGTGATGTTATCGGTACGCCACAACTTACACCGGTGGCGCTCGCGCAGGGGATGGTGCTTTCCCGCAGGTTGTTCGGGGATGGTGAGGGTGAGATGGATTACACCGCGATTCCTACAGCCGTTTTCTGTCAGCCCAATATTGGTACGGTGGGGCTAACGGAAGAAGAATCGCGGGAAGCAGGGTATGCCGTGAGAATCTACCGCTCTGAATTCCGGCCTATGAAGTATGTTCTCAGCGGGCGCGATGAACGCTGCCTGATGAAGCTTGTCGTCGATGACGCAACGGATCGCGTGCTTGGCGCCCACATGGTCGGACCGGATGCCGGCGAAATCACTCAGGGGCTTGCTGTGGCAATCAAGGCCGGTGCAACCAAAGCTCAATTTGATTCAACCATGGGTATACACCCAACATCCGCCGAAGAATTTGTCACAATGCGAGAGCCGGTCGGCTGA
- the gspM gene encoding type II secretion system protein GspM has product MLTKLKEQPSVGKLIAQYDQLPRRDQQALTMLAIAVFLGILYFAVWSPVASFHDQAAASKKNASELVVWLQSNEPAIRRLGTNGAGVAATSADVPADGRALMGLVTRSARESGLTLQRFEPSGESAIRVWLEAVPYSEVAAWLEMLNGKHGVVIDQAALDRVGEPGRVSVRLTLAI; this is encoded by the coding sequence ATGTTGACGAAACTAAAAGAGCAGCCATCGGTTGGCAAACTGATTGCTCAGTATGATCAGCTTCCCAGGCGGGATCAGCAGGCACTTACGATGTTGGCTATTGCTGTGTTTCTTGGGATTCTCTATTTTGCGGTCTGGAGCCCGGTTGCGAGCTTTCACGATCAGGCTGCTGCGAGTAAGAAAAACGCCTCAGAACTTGTCGTCTGGTTGCAGTCAAACGAGCCGGCTATCCGGCGCTTGGGTACCAATGGAGCTGGGGTGGCAGCTACATCAGCAGATGTCCCCGCTGATGGCCGCGCGCTGATGGGACTGGTGACTCGTTCTGCAAGGGAATCTGGCCTTACCCTGCAGCGTTTCGAGCCCAGCGGTGAGAGTGCCATCCGGGTGTGGCTCGAAGCTGTTCCCTATTCGGAGGTTGCAGCCTGGCTTGAAATGCTCAATGGTAAGCATGGTGTCGTGATTGACCAGGCCGCGCTTGATCGTGTTGGAGAGCCTGGTAGGGTCTCCGTTCGTTTAACATTGGCGATCTGA
- the gspI gene encoding type II secretion system minor pseudopilin GspI — MRLEKPEKLARSARGFTLIEVMVALLVFGLIAMAAAEVGSQYISSYERIRDKTLASWLADNRINEIRLENNLPSISENSKDKDYGPYRWQVTTKVLATAEPKMRRVEVKVARYREGRSKPYPVHTLSAFVGEK, encoded by the coding sequence GTGAGGCTGGAGAAACCCGAAAAATTGGCGAGATCAGCAAGAGGCTTCACGCTTATCGAGGTGATGGTCGCATTGCTGGTATTCGGGTTGATTGCAATGGCCGCAGCGGAGGTTGGCAGCCAGTATATCTCCAGTTACGAACGAATCCGCGACAAAACACTCGCGAGTTGGCTCGCCGATAATCGCATTAATGAAATCCGGCTGGAGAACAACCTGCCTAGCATCTCCGAGAACTCGAAAGATAAAGACTATGGTCCTTACCGTTGGCAAGTGACAACAAAAGTGTTGGCGACTGCCGAGCCTAAAATGCGGCGTGTGGAAGTCAAAGTGGCCCGTTACCGTGAGGGCCGTTCAAAACCGTACCCAGTGCACACGCTTTCCGCCTTCGTGGGTGAGAAATGA
- the gspG gene encoding type II secretion system major pseudopilin GspG, translated as MTMKNLNTPQSSRGFTLIEIMVVMVILGLLVAIVAPNIMGRSDQAKVTVAETQLTNISKALDIYRLDNSHYPSTQQGLDALKSRPTGSPEPKNWNPDGYMKTIPQDPWGSDFQYVSPGREGPYDLYSKGSDGEEGGEGDAADISLWTIGN; from the coding sequence ATGACGATGAAAAACCTGAACACGCCGCAATCCAGCCGGGGCTTTACCCTGATCGAAATCATGGTTGTAATGGTGATTCTCGGCCTGTTGGTGGCCATTGTGGCGCCGAATATCATGGGCCGGAGCGATCAGGCCAAGGTAACCGTGGCAGAAACCCAGCTCACCAACATTTCCAAGGCGCTGGATATCTACCGGCTGGACAACAGCCATTATCCCTCCACCCAGCAGGGCCTGGACGCATTAAAATCCCGCCCGACCGGCAGCCCCGAGCCGAAAAACTGGAACCCGGATGGATATATGAAGACTATCCCGCAAGATCCCTGGGGCAGCGATTTCCAATACGTGAGTCCCGGCAGGGAAGGCCCTTACGACCTCTACTCCAAGGGTTCCGATGGTGAGGAAGGTGGCGAGGGCGATGCTGCAGACATCAGCCTCTGGACTATCGGCAACTGA
- the gspF gene encoding type II secretion system inner membrane protein GspF, translating into MPAYEYKALDARGKQKQGVVEADAPRAVRQQLREKGLTPLAVEPAVQKPSRSNPLSGRGSLTSADLALVTRQLATLIQSGIPIEQALSATAQQTSRPRTRSMLIAIRAKVMEGYTLADSLGEFPKAFPRLYRSTVAAGEHAGHLDLVLNRLADYTESRQESRQKIQLAAIYPIILSFVAIAIVVFLLTYVVPDIIDVFVKQGQELPALTQAMLAMSEFLSSYGVYLFILLVGCLMAFRFALTKPAIRLRFHKRLLHLPLFSGMVRGINTARYASTLSILTTSGVPLVDAMRIAGEVLSNDYLRQELRDAARKVSEGGSLHRALDQSGYFPPMMLHMIASGEASGELDSMLERTARMQENTLQSKIAAIVGLFEPMMLLIMGVVVLIIVMAIMLPILNMSNLVG; encoded by the coding sequence ATGCCTGCCTACGAATATAAAGCCCTGGATGCAAGGGGCAAGCAGAAACAGGGTGTTGTAGAGGCTGATGCGCCCCGCGCAGTGCGCCAGCAGCTCCGGGAAAAAGGCCTTACACCACTTGCGGTTGAGCCTGCTGTTCAGAAGCCGAGCCGCAGCAACCCGCTTAGCGGACGTGGTTCTCTCACCTCCGCCGATCTTGCGCTGGTTACGCGCCAGCTGGCAACGTTGATTCAGTCTGGCATCCCTATTGAGCAGGCGCTCTCGGCAACCGCCCAGCAGACCTCCCGGCCTCGCACTCGCAGTATGTTGATCGCCATTCGAGCGAAGGTGATGGAAGGCTACACGCTGGCGGACAGCCTCGGCGAATTCCCCAAAGCTTTTCCTCGGCTGTACCGTTCAACTGTAGCGGCGGGCGAACATGCCGGGCACCTGGACCTGGTTCTGAACCGTTTGGCCGACTATACAGAGAGCCGACAGGAGTCACGGCAGAAGATCCAGCTTGCCGCGATCTACCCCATCATTCTGAGTTTTGTCGCGATCGCCATCGTGGTGTTCCTGTTGACTTACGTTGTACCCGACATCATTGATGTTTTCGTGAAGCAGGGACAGGAACTCCCGGCGTTGACTCAAGCCATGTTGGCGATGTCGGAATTTCTTTCCAGTTACGGTGTCTACCTCTTTATTCTGCTGGTTGGCTGCCTGATGGCATTTCGTTTTGCGCTCACCAAGCCGGCTATCCGGCTGCGATTCCATAAACGCCTGCTGCACCTGCCATTGTTTTCCGGAATGGTCCGGGGCATTAATACTGCCCGTTACGCCAGTACGTTGAGCATACTGACTACCAGTGGTGTTCCGCTGGTTGACGCCATGAGAATTGCCGGAGAGGTACTTTCCAATGACTATCTGCGCCAGGAACTCAGGGACGCCGCGCGTAAAGTCAGTGAAGGTGGCTCTTTGCACCGGGCACTGGATCAGTCCGGCTATTTTCCACCGATGATGCTACACATGATCGCCAGTGGAGAGGCTAGCGGGGAGCTGGACAGTATGCTGGAACGCACCGCAAGGATGCAGGAAAATACACTGCAATCGAAAATAGCCGCCATTGTCGGGCTTTTTGAGCCCATGATGCTGTTGATAATGGGGGTGGTGGTGCTGATTATTGTGATGGCCATCATGCTGCCCATACTGAACATGAGCAATCTGGTCGGTTAG
- the gspJ gene encoding type II secretion system minor pseudopilin GspJ: protein MREMKGQRGFTLLEVLVAITITAVIGIGVWQVLSGVILSRDRVDELAEQFDGLQRAMLLLERDITQIVNRPVRDIYGDFKPALTSREDDFALLVTRQGWRNPLGIRRSSLQRVGWEYTGSELRRRYWPTLDQGQEDNSQDLLLLEGVTAFDVRFLNEQNSWVPEWPSDDAMASLTPGSRPDISFPLGIEITLEHELFGELVRTFVLPDFDPSGAQGLVNQLNEASSKTDEEGASAADQGSVQGTTGQGG, encoded by the coding sequence ATGAGAGAAATGAAGGGCCAGCGGGGTTTTACGCTTCTTGAGGTGCTGGTCGCAATTACCATCACTGCGGTCATTGGTATTGGTGTGTGGCAGGTGTTGAGCGGCGTAATCCTGTCCCGTGATCGGGTTGATGAGCTTGCCGAACAATTTGACGGTCTGCAGCGGGCGATGCTCCTTCTCGAGCGGGACATCACCCAGATAGTCAACCGGCCGGTCCGGGACATCTACGGTGATTTCAAACCTGCACTGACCAGTCGTGAAGATGATTTTGCCCTGTTGGTAACACGGCAGGGATGGCGTAATCCGCTGGGTATACGCCGGAGTAGCCTGCAACGGGTTGGCTGGGAATATACCGGCAGCGAACTGCGGCGCCGGTATTGGCCAACTCTGGATCAGGGCCAGGAGGACAACAGTCAGGATCTGTTGCTGCTCGAGGGTGTTACTGCCTTTGATGTGCGGTTTCTCAATGAACAGAACAGCTGGGTGCCTGAATGGCCTTCTGATGACGCAATGGCGTCACTGACCCCCGGCAGTCGCCCGGATATATCGTTTCCTTTGGGTATAGAGATCACGCTGGAGCACGAACTTTTTGGTGAGCTTGTGCGCACTTTTGTATTGCCAGACTTTGATCCGTCGGGTGCTCAGGGCCTGGTGAACCAGCTGAACGAGGCCAGCAGCAAAACAGATGAAGAAGGTGCCAGCGCAGCCGACCAGGGCTCTGTTCAAGGCACAACAGGGCAGGGAGGCTAA
- the gspK gene encoding type II secretion system minor pseudopilin GspK produces MIPYSCGSCPKKQQGVALIMVLLAMALIVMLASGMTQQQSIRVFKAGHYLAQQQGQSIALGAEAFARQILVRDFEEDKEDSLMVDSLDEFWAMNAAILPLDDNGVAEVQIDDLGGRINLNDLVSATGQVDPVTKDRLVRLLIALGITGISVDALVDWIDPNDETVSAYGAEDGQYLMAEPGFRAANQPFVSVSELRLIEGMTEEIYVAMRPHVTTLPVSGIGINVNTATAEVLMSLHEELTTAQAASILERREEEPFENLQDFLALPEFAGLGLKPAGLVLQTRFFEVVSRITYDNRVVNMVSTVFRNQEGNVRTVHRDTGQKNRITKEPYTISEG; encoded by the coding sequence ATGATTCCCTACTCCTGTGGTTCGTGCCCGAAAAAACAGCAGGGTGTTGCGCTGATCATGGTGCTGCTCGCCATGGCGCTGATCGTTATGCTGGCATCCGGTATGACCCAGCAGCAAAGTATAAGAGTGTTCAAAGCCGGGCATTATCTGGCTCAGCAGCAGGGGCAGAGCATTGCTCTGGGCGCAGAAGCCTTTGCCCGCCAGATTCTGGTGCGGGATTTTGAAGAGGATAAAGAAGACAGCCTGATGGTCGACAGCCTCGATGAATTCTGGGCGATGAATGCAGCCATTTTACCTCTTGATGACAACGGTGTTGCAGAAGTTCAGATAGACGATCTGGGTGGGCGGATAAACCTCAATGACCTGGTTTCTGCCACCGGCCAAGTGGACCCGGTCACCAAAGACCGTCTTGTTCGCTTGCTGATAGCACTCGGGATTACAGGTATTTCAGTAGATGCGTTGGTGGATTGGATTGACCCGAACGACGAAACCGTCAGCGCCTACGGTGCCGAAGACGGTCAGTACCTGATGGCAGAACCCGGGTTCCGGGCTGCGAATCAGCCCTTTGTCAGCGTATCGGAACTGCGACTGATTGAAGGCATGACCGAGGAAATTTACGTGGCGATGCGGCCTCATGTAACCACCTTGCCGGTTAGCGGAATCGGCATTAATGTAAACACGGCGACAGCGGAAGTGTTGATGTCATTGCATGAAGAGCTGACGACAGCTCAGGCTGCGTCTATTCTTGAAAGGCGCGAGGAAGAGCCGTTCGAGAACCTTCAGGACTTTCTGGCGCTCCCGGAGTTTGCAGGACTAGGCCTGAAGCCCGCAGGGCTAGTGTTGCAAACCCGTTTTTTTGAAGTTGTTTCACGGATTACCTACGATAACCGTGTTGTAAATATGGTGAGTACGGTTTTCCGCAATCAGGAAGGTAATGTCCGGACGGTTCACAGGGATACTGGACAAAAGAATCGCATTACCAAAGAGCCCTATACCATCTCGGAAGGATAA